One Nymphaea colorata isolate Beijing-Zhang1983 chromosome 12, ASM883128v2, whole genome shotgun sequence genomic window, TTGGCGTCGGCCGTGCCTGGCCTCAAGCAGAAGTTCGCTCTTTGTTTGCCCAGCACGGGAACTGCATCAGGTGTGCTGTTCTTCGGTGAAGGTTCATTCTTCCTCTTGCCACCATGGAGTTCCGCAGTTACCTCATATCTTTCCTATACTCAGCTTGTCCGGCATCCAGAACACCCGCTTGATTACTTGATTCCACTCAAAGGCATAGCAGTTGCTCAGAAAGGAATCGGTGCTCCTCTTCGTGGCGGCATAGCCAGGCTGAGCACCACCGTCCCCTACTCTACGCTGTCAAGGCCGATCTACAAGGCATTCACCAGCGCCTTCAACAAGGCCACAAGCGGAATCCCTCGAGTGACGGCAGTGAAGCCATTTGAGATCTGCTTGAATTCAAGCAAACTCGGTGGTACTCGCGTGGGAGCGCCGGTAGGACCAGTAGATCTGATGTTGGATGGTAAGAACTGGACCATGTTTGGTGCCAATCTAATGAAGGACATCGACGATAGCAGATTATGCTTGGCTTTCCTAGATGGTGGCTATAGACCACAGTACGAAGTTGTCATAGGATCATTCCAGATGCAGGACAATTTCTTACTGTTTGATTTGGAGAACAGGAGGCTAGGTTTCAGTCCGACTTTGCTCTCCTTGCAGACCACATGCGCGAACTTCAACTTCACATCCTCCACGGCTTGATCGCCGGGTTCCGATTCGATCGTGTTTTAAAATTCTACGCTAAGGCCCTATACCACGCCTGTGTGGAATGTTCTAAATAATAAAGGCCCTAAAGCCGGTCACCATGCTGTTATAGTAAATCAATATTGCTGTTAAgagtaaatctctctctctcaaaagatTGCCAGTGCAAGAAGATCAAAATGCAAGAAGATCGAGATGTAATTAAGATGGTTACACCAAAAAACTGCAAATAAAGTAACTATTACGTTATACCAGAGGATTATGAACctcaacaaaaacaagattttgTACAAGATGCAGTCCCGTCGGACACATGAAGGactatacaaaaagaaaaagaaggcgcTGAATTCTGCAGCAAAACAAAATGCAGAATCCTAAAAACTGCCCATAAAAGCTAACGTTCCGGATATTCTTGATATTTCGTGACAGCCTTGCTTCCTTCTGCGACCGCGTGCTTCCCTATCTCTCCCGGCAGCACTAACCTGACTGCTGCTTGGATCTCCCGCGAGGACAAAGTATGCTTGCCCGTATGCTTGGATAGCTTTGATGCCTCCTCAGCCAACCTCTCGAACATATCCGCTATAAAACCATTCAGCACTGTCATGGCCACTGACGATATCCGGAGCTCAGGGTGCACTTGCTTCAATACCTTGAGAACATAGTTTTTGTACACTCCCGCTCCCAAGTCTTCaactctccttctcctcctcctcttccttttggAGGGTTCCTGCTTGggttctttttttccaaaatgggccttctcttctttcttgggAGTCTCCTCGGCCGCCTTCGGCTTCTTTTGCCCCTCGATAGCTGCTGCTACCTCGTCCGCTGCTCTTTGCTTCCGTTTCTTAGCACCCACGTCCTCCTCCTGCTCCTCggtgtcctttttttttcccttctgtGTCTCAACTGTAACTGGTGCTTCTTGCTTCTCGTCTTTTTCAAGCaacccttcttcctcctcttgagactcttcttcctcttgaatTTCATCTTCCTCTTGAATTTCATCTAGCAACTTATCTGGtgctctttcctttctctctcttccaaagccctcttcttcctcctctcgaGTCTCTTCTAGCTCCTCATCCGTTGCCACtgccttattttctttctcaagaggatcttcctttttttcttgagtCTCTTCCATCTCTTCCTCTGATggtcttgctttcttttctctttcgaCAGGCCCCGCCTTTTCCTCTTGAGTCTCTTCTAGCTCCTCATCTGGTGCTactgccttcttttctttctcaagaagctcttcctcttcctcttgagTTTCTTCTAACTCCGCTTCTGGTACTCTTACCTTCCGTTCTTTTTCGACAggctcctcctctccctcttgAGTTTCTTCTAGCTCCTCTCCTGGTTCCTCTCGAGTCTCTTCAGTATTCTCATCTGGCACTTtagcctttctttctttatctccAATAGGCCATGCCTCTTCTTCTCGAGTCTCCTCTACCACCTCCTGTTTTTCCTTCTCGCGCTCAACAAGAGAAGCTCCACCAGCCTGTGGCTTTcgttcttctttctcttgctttgGGAACGCATCTTGTTTCCCGTCCGGTCCAGTGACAGGCACCTGTCTCTGAGTTCTGGTAGAGATTGAGGTCGTCTTCTTAGTGTCAGCAGCAACATCGGTCACGCCCGGAGACAGgttagcagcagcagcagcagcagcagcagcaaggtCATCAACTTCCAAGAACTCGATAGGCGCTGAGTTGTTAGAAGCAGCCAACGACTCAATTGGAGCAGAGTCACCGTTGCAATTGTTCCCAACAACGGCTGAAACCTTCACTGTCTCTTCCACAACCTTCCTGGTTCTCACCACCGCGCCTACCAGCTTGCGAGAAGGCCTAGGATCCatgagtctctttctctcttaacACGCAACGCTGCCGTTAAACTGTGGCTGTAGTAGAGGGCATTTCTAACACTCCCAAGATTATATCAAACGAAGCCATGGAACCCCCGAAGTTCCAGAAGCATGCAGAAAAAGGATACTTCGCTGACACGATAAACCTATACGTGTCGAAAATAGAAGTGCGAAAATAGCGTCAGATTTGCCAAGTATACACATCTATGCGGCAAAACTACGAAACTCAA contains:
- the LOC116265616 gene encoding chitinase CLP-like, which encodes MAQFQAAIFFLSLTVRCILAASAPPSTRAVMAPIKLDQRTSLYTFSANDGSSFVIDLSSSVLSLNCPRNHPTFPCNSPQCSAFTGTSFSPSCQPPHFTRCSSGACTIPLQNSIDNSCVKAELTRTTLNLNTTNGHNPTGPISIPHLLSACVPPAFLVSLPYHAQGLAPFGLTKFSLPSLLASAVPGLKQKFALCLPSTGTASGVLFFGEGSFFLLPPWSSAVTSYLSYTQLVRHPEHPLDYLIPLKGIAVAQKGIGAPLRGGIARLSTTVPYSTLSRPIYKAFTSAFNKATSGIPRVTAVKPFEICLNSSKLGGTRVGAPVGPVDLMLDGKNWTMFGANLMKDIDDSRLCLAFLDGGYRPQYEVVIGSFQMQDNFLLFDLENRRLGFSPTLLSLQTTCANFNFTSSTA
- the LOC116265615 gene encoding uncharacterized protein LOC116265615; this translates as MDPRPSRKLVGAVVRTRKVVEETVKVSAVVGNNCNGDSAPIESLAASNNSAPIEFLEVDDLAAAAAAAAANLSPGVTDVAADTKKTTSISTRTQRQVPVTGPDGKQDAFPKQEKEERKPQAGGASLVEREKEKQEVVEETREEEAWPIGDKERKAKVPDENTEETREEPGEELEETQEGEEEPVEKERKVRVPEAELEETQEEEEELLEKEKKAVAPDEELEETQEEKAGPVEREKKARPSEEEMEETQEKKEDPLEKENKAVATDEELEETREEEEEGFGRERKERAPDKLLDEIQEEDEIQEEEESQEEEEGLLEKDEKQEAPVTVETQKGKKKDTEEQEEDVGAKKRKQRAADEVAAAIEGQKKPKAAEETPKKEEKAHFGKKEPKQEPSKRKRRRRRRVEDLGAGVYKNYVLKVLKQVHPELRISSVAMTVLNGFIADMFERLAEEASKLSKHTGKHTLSSREIQAAVRLVLPGEIGKHAVAEGSKAVTKYQEYPER